A window from Candidatus Nitrospira neomarina encodes these proteins:
- the recQ gene encoding DNA helicase RecQ, producing MKNNLSPQQTNSRHLSPSTQSHLLSLLKEHFGFTAFRPLQEEIIRDVLAKRDVVALLPTGGGKSLCFQLPALARSGLTIVVSPLIALMKDQVDGLRANGIAATYLNSSLTAQESQARLRGLHQGDYRLLYMAPERLMVPGYLSLVRNFQVNLLAIDEAHCISEWGHDFRPEYRRLVELRDQAPSLPIIALTATATERVQKDIVTLLRLQDPACYVASFNRPNLTYHVQPKDNPFGQVLAFLRKRHKDSGILYCQSRNTTESVADRLQQNGLKALPYHAGLSAEERTRHQELFLRDEIQVICATIAFGMGINKPNVRFVIHYDLPKNLESYYQETGRAGRDGLPSECVLLFSAGDTVKQQRFINEKTNFQEQQIANRQLQEMVHYAECGTCRRRTLLQYFGEQVESENCGGCDNCLSPRDTFDGTDAAQTVLSCVEEIRGTSGFSVGLNHVIAVLTGANTEKIRRWRHDHLTSYGKGEGHRRPEWAAISRELIRLGYLQQTVDPFTVLEVTDQGQHFLQDPKTLMLTKPMSTPERKALSVEDLGHDEMLFTRLRQLRKTLADEGDVPAYVIFSDVALRQMARDYPTNEQEFLQISGVGNRKLQEFGPKFLAVIAAHLENYAPLSIPKESNPPSTPSLRNQNPANNQRGVGCRQDLEVNEETAIKKKPLGDTVHQTLRYFRSGHSIEQIASERGLVTSTIYGHLEQAIQAGEPVDLTQLWTSEQELEMAEAFMKTGFGNLTGAKELLGNLYDYGQLRLFRAVHGKKWQ from the coding sequence GTGAAGAACAACCTATCCCCTCAACAGACCAACTCCCGGCACCTGTCCCCCTCAACACAATCTCACCTCCTCTCTCTGTTAAAAGAACATTTTGGTTTCACGGCCTTTCGGCCTTTACAAGAAGAGATCATTCGGGATGTCCTCGCTAAGCGCGACGTGGTGGCCCTGTTGCCCACGGGAGGAGGGAAATCCCTGTGCTTTCAGTTACCGGCGCTGGCCCGCTCGGGCCTGACGATCGTTGTCTCGCCGCTCATTGCGCTGATGAAAGATCAAGTGGATGGGCTCCGTGCCAATGGCATTGCTGCAACATATCTCAACTCATCTCTGACCGCGCAGGAATCCCAGGCACGGTTACGGGGGCTGCATCAGGGTGACTATCGCCTGCTCTACATGGCGCCGGAACGCCTCATGGTCCCCGGATACCTCAGCCTGGTCCGGAATTTTCAGGTCAATCTGCTGGCCATTGATGAAGCCCACTGTATCAGTGAATGGGGCCATGATTTCCGGCCGGAATACCGGCGACTTGTGGAACTCCGAGATCAGGCCCCGAGTCTCCCGATCATCGCACTCACCGCCACCGCCACGGAGCGGGTGCAAAAAGACATCGTCACACTTCTACGATTGCAGGATCCGGCCTGCTACGTGGCCAGTTTCAACCGTCCCAATCTGACCTACCATGTGCAGCCTAAGGACAACCCGTTTGGACAAGTCCTCGCCTTTCTCCGGAAACGCCACAAGGACTCAGGAATTCTTTACTGCCAGAGCCGGAATACCACGGAAAGTGTGGCGGATCGTTTACAGCAAAATGGGCTGAAGGCGCTGCCCTATCATGCCGGCCTGAGTGCCGAAGAACGTACACGTCATCAGGAATTGTTCCTGCGAGATGAAATCCAGGTGATTTGCGCCACCATTGCCTTCGGCATGGGAATCAACAAGCCTAACGTGCGATTTGTCATTCACTACGATTTACCAAAAAACCTCGAAAGTTATTATCAGGAGACCGGCCGCGCCGGGCGCGATGGTTTGCCAAGCGAGTGTGTCCTGCTCTTCAGCGCCGGGGATACGGTCAAGCAGCAGCGCTTTATCAATGAGAAAACCAACTTCCAGGAACAGCAGATTGCCAACAGGCAATTACAGGAAATGGTGCACTATGCGGAATGCGGCACATGCCGACGTCGCACCTTGCTCCAATATTTTGGAGAACAGGTTGAATCAGAAAACTGTGGCGGATGCGACAACTGTCTCTCGCCCAGAGATACCTTCGACGGCACAGATGCCGCACAGACCGTGCTCTCTTGCGTTGAAGAAATTCGTGGGACAAGTGGATTTAGCGTCGGACTCAATCACGTCATCGCCGTACTCACGGGAGCCAACACCGAGAAAATCCGCAGATGGCGTCATGACCATTTAACCAGCTACGGGAAAGGGGAAGGCCACCGGAGGCCCGAATGGGCCGCCATTAGCCGGGAACTCATCCGGCTGGGATATCTCCAGCAAACGGTAGACCCATTCACAGTGTTGGAAGTTACCGACCAGGGTCAGCATTTTCTTCAAGACCCCAAGACGCTCATGCTCACAAAGCCCATGAGCACACCGGAACGCAAGGCGCTCTCTGTCGAAGACCTGGGTCACGACGAGATGCTCTTCACTCGCCTCCGCCAACTACGAAAGACATTAGCCGATGAGGGTGATGTCCCGGCCTACGTCATATTCTCCGATGTGGCACTACGGCAGATGGCACGAGACTATCCGACCAATGAACAGGAATTCCTCCAGATTAGTGGAGTCGGGAATCGGAAATTACAGGAGTTTGGCCCCAAGTTTCTGGCAGTCATTGCGGCACATCTGGAGAATTACGCTCCCCTGAGTATTCCCAAGGAATCGAATCCCCCTTCCACGCCCTCTCTAAGAAACCAGAACCCGGCGAACAATCAAAGAGGTGTTGGGTGCAGGCAGGATTTAGAAGTCAATGAAGAAACGGCCATAAAAAAAAAGCCGCTTGGAGATACCGTCCATCAAACCTTGCGCTATTTTCGGTCGGGGCATTCGATCGAACAAATCGCCAGTGAGCGCGGTTTGGTCACCAGCACCATCTATGGACACCTGGAACAAGCCATCCAAGCCGGTGAACCGGTAGACCTTACACAACTGTGGACATCGGAGCAGGAATTAGAAATGGCAGAAGCCTTCATGAAAACGGGTTTTGGCAATCTCACCGGCGCCAAAGAGCTCCTCGGCAATCTCTACGATTATGGCCAACTTCGGCTCTTCCGTGCCGTTCATGGGAAAAAGTGGCAATGA